The window ACTTCCACCCCCGCGGCAGCACCGACACGCCCTACCGCTCGGGTGCGGCACTGCTGCCCACCCTCCGCCGGGCGCTGGCCGAGGTGCCGGCGGATCGACTGCTGTTCCTCGACCTCAAGCAGGCGAACCCGGAGCCGCTCGTGCAGGCCGTGCTCGCCGTGCTGCGCGAGACCCGTCGCACGGCGAACACGGTCGTGTACTCCACCGACGCGGTAGCGAGCGGCGCGGCCAGGGCGGCCGGAGACGTGCAGGTCGCCGAGGACCGCGACCTCACGCGCGAGCGGCTGCTCGAGATCGCCCTGGCCCACCACTGCGACGCGCCTCCGGCCGCGGGGACGTGGATGGCGTTCGAGGACCGGCGGACGGTCGCCGTGAGCGAGACGTTCACCTCGGGCACCGCGACGACCGAGGTGGAGGTGACGCCGTGGGACCGCGAGTCGGTCGCGTGTCTCGACCCGAAGGACCGCGTGAACCTGATGGTGATCGGCGTGACGGACGCGGAGCGGTACCGCGAGCTCGGTCGCCTGGGCATCGACGCCGTGCTGGTCGACTCTCCCCGCGACGCGGTGGCGTGGCGAGACGGCCGCTCCCGCTGAACCGGCACGGGTATGACCGAAGGGGCCGGGCACCTGGTGGTGTCCGGCCCCTCCGTGTGCCCCCTCGGCTTCGGCTTCTGTTCCTCCTCACGACCGCGGCGGGTGCCGCGGCGCGTGTCCGTGGCGGTTATCGCGGCATGGTGAGTGCGGCGTCGAAGGTGAGATCGGGTGTGCCGCGGTAGTTGGCGTGGACCGACGCGGCCAGCACGTTGGTCCCCTCCTTCACCAGCGTCGC of the Microbacterium sufflavum genome contains:
- a CDS encoding glycerophosphodiester phosphodiesterase family protein; translation: MSIRPSSPWIRAAAALALGCLLPLAAATGEQALAASGSPARPATRDAGTSSDRHRHEPLIIAHRAGTADYPENTLEGIRGSLDDGADGLWLTVQLSKDGVPVLYRPVDLAANTDGTGTVAEHTADELTGLNAGWNFHPRGSTDTPYRSGAALLPTLRRALAEVPADRLLFLDLKQANPEPLVQAVLAVLRETRRTANTVVYSTDAVASGAARAAGDVQVAEDRDLTRERLLEIALAHHCDAPPAAGTWMAFEDRRTVAVSETFTSGTATTEVEVTPWDRESVACLDPKDRVNLMVIGVTDAERYRELGRLGIDAVLVDSPRDAVAWRDGRSR